A single genomic interval of Anopheles marshallii chromosome 2, idAnoMarsDA_429_01, whole genome shotgun sequence harbors:
- the LOC128708558 gene encoding uncharacterized protein LOC128708558, with translation MKTNNKSHFHPTKGGTPGGQRDKNNRGQGKRKDSFFREVSRTETNASQRHSKHKQSGGGGRPSGKHGQGVHKTVAFKPKHNNRHGKEGKHPMSGHKNNGRPQTGKQQDRHKNQRPSVPAKQTAATEIRYDSKPEKVNYCLAPERVEAQSRAIKHFERQEREQQFERKKQDRQQKHKMMTQKTRKGQPVMQGRLELLYEKVKKVVGVQ, from the coding sequence atgaaaacgaataataaatcGCATTTTCATCCAACCAAAGGTGGTACACCGGGTGGTCAACGGGATAAAAATAACCGTGGTCAAGGAAAACGAAAGGACAGCTTTTTTCGAGAAGTTTCCAGGACGGAAACTAACGCGTCTCAACGGCACAGTAAGCACAAACaatctggtggtggtggacgaCCATCCGGAAAGCATGGCCAAGGAGTGCACAAAACTGTAGCATTCAAACCAAAGCATAATAATCGTCATGGAAAGGAAGGCAAACACCCGATGAGTGGGCACAAAAATAATGGTCGACCGCAAACTGGCAAGCAGCAGGATCGACACAAAAACCAACGCCCATCCGTACCGGCAAAGCAGACTGCCGCAACTGAAATCCGGTATGATAGCAAGCCGGAAAAGGTAAACTATTGTCTGGCACCGGAACGTGTGGAAGCTCAATCACGAGCGATAAAACATTTCGAGCGGCAAGAACGAGAGCAGCAGTTCGAGCGAAAGAAGCAAGATCGCCAGCAGAAGCACAAAATGATGACGCAGAAAACGCGCAAAGGACAGCCGGTAATGCAGGGCCGGTTAGAGCTGCTGTACGAGAAGGTTAAAAAGGTGGTCGGAGTGCAGTGA